Proteins from a genomic interval of Sphingobacterium sp. SYP-B4668:
- a CDS encoding putative quinol monooxygenase: MIVVKVKYTVKEAYVNANKQLIEEFLTDFRSLDSSRFLYSVFQTENDSTFVHISQYADQDIQQNILGTPSFLRFQTQRDKNLTSAPHIEVLEYIGASKDVL; encoded by the coding sequence ATGATTGTAGTTAAAGTAAAGTATACCGTAAAAGAAGCGTATGTAAATGCGAACAAACAACTTATAGAAGAGTTTTTGACCGATTTCAGAAGCTTGGACAGCTCTCGCTTTTTGTATTCTGTTTTTCAAACCGAAAATGATAGCACGTTTGTCCATATCTCGCAATACGCGGATCAAGATATACAGCAGAACATATTGGGTACTCCTAGTTTTCTTCGCTTTCAGACGCAACGGGATAAAAATCTGACATCCGCGCCGCATATCGAAGTGCTCGAATACATAGGGGCTTCGAAGGACGTCCTTTAA
- a CDS encoding two-component regulator propeller domain-containing protein — protein sequence MMRNICIALLLLLYSLPHILLAQEERKIRDFVQLNKYDGLESNRITAIQDDKFDRIWIGTDNGLSIYDSKTAKKVQHYMGECITDLKETPEGMLIGSSKSTTMYDYKTGRYLSIQYDGYDIKYVKFVEIDKKIFGYVDGEIVQLENRKWKSYKRGVNYKTVREDKFGFVWAVTDYKIDKLDKGLTKIESYSLPVSDHSQAIVYSLFADSKGMVWIGTRKDGLFKYNRALNGFVRENLPQRPGLSIENIGSLGEDQWDRLWIGHNRGVVVLDANNSAFYENILETSDNKALNTTVTQIYRTKKGAMALGSYFTGFFHIPGEESPFSMISLTGKHLTHLNVTANGMVKDHKNRFWMATNFLGVNIFDSAGKFVEQINQSNAILSNNIIALTTDEQHNVWVGSLSNGLFKISADNKIERFNSVGVQAAQLSSDAIHCLLNIDASYLAVATNNGIDLLDKRQMTFENILHKKEKDFAFIKLLRYQDLLCGVTTNSVHYYDLNTKAVKTILLFENIENMFIQSACMTSGGVLYLGSTNGKLFKLEGGKLVLQPYEAVIGANSIVGIQEDEHRNIWITAGNRIHQIQSDKTFRSYDLRSMMGTKEFNIRSDYRDDKGNLYFGTYDGVLTFNPAHFTTPSSAKAEKALPKIFLSDFRVFNKIVNIDSSSILSGPIQTLDKITLENNENFIGFDVSIIDYKTVDKIPYTCYYRLRNLDDNWYEMNVNASVVSFTGLQTGDYKFELKLEAMNGKILDSKIIEIQVKPPFYWTTGMKILYVLVLLVCVGLVNRFVAKQKAAKNAIRMAAKEKEDLAKLHTSKLNFFTYIAHEFKNPLSIISTLQKDLFPMNDKADSDTAIFKRSIVRLEFLIGQLLDFRELEANYVQPQWNRYHITEILKSIINAFSPIFSERNIKFVLRDELEHGTVILDRNKMEMLIGNIIGNILKTTADDELVYIDAEMTPEGLRLKFTAKTSFLQSENANLFLTQGDGIPYTEQILKADIAQAIIDSLVKLLKYQIQYQTDMDQSILTLSIPILSEEDVKITNHILKTSVLKGLVENSQYLNDHGHTFPILDSQQMAFTLLIVEPSNDYKIILKRKLQPYYRIITANTEKEAIIMLKSQQVDLIIAEGILEGSDNVHFVTYCKESEKTKHIPILIISQNNDPQFKLDVFSSGADAYMIKPLDMQELLLRIQNMLKSKDVLKKYYEGFKNLPVEQKNLNNADELFVKEITDYIYNNLEDSNLSVNQMSKHLNISRTQLYLNIKRIMDMTPSSLVLSIKMDQSKILLKTTPMTSSEISLKLGYCSPNHFSKQFKDHFGESPTEFRKKVEVN from the coding sequence ATGATGAGGAACATTTGTATAGCCCTACTCCTATTATTATATAGCCTACCGCACATCCTGCTAGCGCAGGAGGAAAGGAAAATACGCGATTTCGTCCAATTGAATAAGTATGATGGACTAGAAAGTAACCGTATAACTGCTATCCAAGATGATAAATTTGATAGGATATGGATTGGGACGGACAATGGGCTGAGCATCTATGATAGCAAGACAGCCAAGAAGGTACAGCACTATATGGGTGAGTGTATCACCGACTTAAAGGAAACTCCTGAAGGCATGCTCATCGGCAGCTCAAAAAGCACGACCATGTATGATTACAAAACGGGGAGATACCTAAGTATCCAATATGACGGGTACGATATCAAATACGTCAAATTTGTGGAGATAGACAAAAAGATATTCGGATATGTGGATGGAGAAATCGTTCAATTGGAAAACAGAAAATGGAAATCGTATAAAAGAGGGGTTAATTATAAAACGGTACGTGAGGATAAATTTGGCTTTGTATGGGCTGTAACCGACTATAAAATAGATAAATTAGATAAAGGGCTTACTAAAATAGAATCCTACTCTCTGCCGGTGAGTGACCACTCGCAAGCAATCGTATATTCGTTGTTTGCGGATAGTAAGGGTATGGTGTGGATAGGTACACGGAAGGATGGACTATTTAAATATAACAGGGCACTGAATGGCTTTGTACGCGAAAATCTGCCACAAAGACCTGGACTATCCATCGAAAATATTGGCAGTTTGGGCGAAGATCAATGGGATAGACTGTGGATTGGACACAATCGAGGTGTGGTGGTGCTGGATGCCAATAATTCCGCATTCTACGAAAACATACTCGAAACATCTGATAATAAGGCGTTGAATACCACCGTCACTCAGATATATCGAACAAAAAAGGGGGCGATGGCATTGGGGTCGTACTTTACGGGATTTTTCCATATTCCTGGAGAGGAGTCGCCATTTAGCATGATCAGCTTGACGGGCAAGCACTTGACACACCTCAACGTGACTGCGAATGGAATGGTGAAAGACCATAAAAATCGATTTTGGATGGCGACCAATTTTTTGGGGGTGAACATCTTTGATTCTGCTGGCAAATTTGTGGAGCAGATCAACCAATCTAACGCTATACTCAGCAACAATATTATCGCGCTAACGACTGATGAACAGCACAATGTATGGGTGGGGTCGCTATCTAACGGGCTTTTCAAGATAAGTGCCGATAATAAAATCGAGCGCTTTAATAGTGTGGGTGTGCAAGCTGCGCAACTATCCTCGGACGCTATCCACTGCTTGCTCAATATCGATGCAAGCTACCTGGCCGTGGCTACCAACAACGGAATCGACTTATTAGACAAACGGCAAATGACCTTTGAGAATATCTTGCACAAAAAGGAAAAGGACTTTGCTTTCATCAAGCTCTTGCGATATCAAGACCTACTGTGTGGTGTGACAACAAACAGCGTGCACTACTATGACCTTAATACAAAAGCTGTCAAAACGATACTCCTTTTCGAGAACATCGAAAATATGTTCATCCAATCCGCCTGTATGACATCAGGAGGTGTGCTCTATTTGGGCTCTACAAATGGTAAGCTGTTCAAACTGGAGGGTGGTAAGTTGGTATTGCAACCTTATGAAGCCGTCATCGGAGCGAATAGTATCGTCGGCATCCAAGAGGACGAGCATCGCAACATCTGGATCACGGCTGGAAATAGAATCCATCAGATCCAAAGTGATAAAACTTTTCGGTCATATGACCTGCGGAGCATGATGGGAACGAAAGAATTCAATATCCGATCGGACTATAGGGATGACAAAGGCAATCTGTACTTTGGGACCTATGATGGGGTACTGACATTCAACCCTGCACACTTTACTACTCCATCATCTGCTAAAGCCGAAAAGGCATTGCCTAAAATCTTTTTGAGTGATTTTAGGGTGTTCAATAAAATAGTAAATATAGACTCCTCGTCTATATTGTCTGGCCCGATACAGACACTTGATAAAATCACATTGGAAAATAACGAAAATTTCATTGGATTCGACGTGTCTATCATTGACTATAAAACAGTCGATAAGATACCTTATACCTGCTATTACAGACTCCGCAACTTGGACGACAATTGGTATGAAATGAATGTAAATGCCAGTGTGGTATCGTTCACTGGATTGCAAACGGGAGACTATAAATTTGAACTGAAACTAGAGGCGATGAACGGTAAGATACTGGATTCAAAGATAATAGAAATACAAGTGAAGCCGCCTTTTTATTGGACTACTGGGATGAAAATCTTGTATGTGTTGGTATTGCTAGTCTGTGTTGGGCTGGTGAATAGGTTTGTGGCGAAGCAAAAAGCTGCAAAGAATGCCATTCGAATGGCAGCCAAAGAAAAGGAAGATTTGGCAAAACTGCACACTTCAAAACTAAATTTTTTCACGTATATAGCACACGAATTCAAAAACCCACTATCGATTATCTCGACTTTGCAAAAAGACTTGTTTCCGATGAATGACAAAGCGGATAGCGATACCGCGATATTTAAACGATCGATTGTAAGGTTGGAATTTTTGATCGGTCAGCTGCTGGACTTCCGGGAATTGGAAGCGAACTACGTACAGCCGCAGTGGAATAGATATCATATCACGGAAATCTTAAAAAGCATTATTAACGCCTTCTCTCCTATTTTTAGCGAGCGGAATATCAAATTCGTGCTGAGAGACGAACTGGAACATGGTACCGTCATCTTGGACAGAAACAAAATGGAAATGTTGATTGGTAATATCATCGGCAACATCCTAAAAACGACAGCTGACGACGAGCTTGTATACATTGATGCTGAAATGACACCGGAGGGGCTGAGATTGAAGTTTACAGCGAAAACCTCTTTTCTCCAATCCGAAAATGCGAACTTATTCTTGACACAGGGTGATGGGATACCCTATACGGAGCAAATCTTAAAAGCGGATATCGCGCAGGCCATAATCGACAGCCTGGTGAAGTTATTGAAATACCAAATCCAATATCAAACGGACATGGACCAAAGCATACTGACGCTAAGCATACCGATATTGAGTGAAGAGGATGTCAAAATAACAAATCATATCTTGAAGACGTCAGTATTAAAGGGGTTGGTCGAGAACTCTCAATATTTAAACGATCATGGCCACACATTCCCCATATTGGATAGTCAACAGATGGCCTTCACGCTATTGATAGTAGAGCCATCTAATGATTATAAAATCATCCTCAAAAGGAAATTGCAACCTTACTATAGGATCATTACGGCGAATACGGAGAAAGAGGCTATCATCATGCTGAAATCACAACAGGTGGATCTTATTATCGCAGAAGGGATACTGGAGGGGAGCGATAACGTACACTTCGTCACTTACTGTAAGGAAAGTGAGAAAACCAAACATATCCCCATACTGATTATCAGCCAAAATAACGACCCTCAGTTCAAATTAGATGTATTCTCCTCGGGCGCAGATGCGTATATGATCAAACCGCTAGATATGCAAGAGCTGTTACTGCGTATACAGAATATGTTAAAAAGTAAAGATGTTTTGAAAAAATACTACGAGGGCTTCAAAAATCTACCCGTAGAACAAAAGAACTTAAACAATGCAGATGAACTTTTCGTAAAGGAAATAACAGACTATATATACAATAACCTTGAGGATTCTAACCTTTCGGTAAATCAGATGAGTAAGCATTTGAATATCAGTCGAACACAGCTGTATTTAAATATAAAGCGAATCATGGACATGACACCGTCATCACTGGTGCTAAGTATAAAGATGGATCAGAGTAAAATCTTATTGAAGACGACACCGATGACATCTTCGGAAATATCGCTGAAACTTGGCTATTGCAGTCCGAATCATTTCAGTAAGCAATTCAAGGATCACTTCGGCGAGTCGCCAACTGAATTCAGGAAGAAAGTGGAAGTAAATTGA
- a CDS encoding SusE domain-containing protein, with protein sequence MKRTTYVLLLFTTLGIATLLSCKKENDFYEVGKQPVTLTYPIQDTLVTINRAKMDSLYRFNWTTKRNFIDFNLLFSKDKSSINNAIKLPTGIKRDFYITGTDLDQILAGFDIQIGQKATLYWSVQVINPEAGWCDEVRTLNIVR encoded by the coding sequence ATGAAAAGAACTACATACGTACTTTTACTATTTACCACCCTTGGTATAGCCACCCTTTTAAGTTGTAAAAAGGAAAATGATTTCTACGAAGTAGGTAAGCAGCCCGTGACATTGACCTATCCCATACAAGATACCCTTGTCACCATCAATAGAGCCAAAATGGATTCCCTCTACCGTTTCAATTGGACGACCAAACGTAATTTTATAGACTTTAATCTCTTATTCAGCAAAGACAAGTCCAGTATAAATAATGCGATAAAGCTACCTACCGGGATCAAGCGGGATTTCTATATCACTGGGACCGATTTAGATCAGATACTAGCAGGATTTGACATTCAGATTGGTCAAAAGGCAACCCTATATTGGTCAGTTCAAGTTATCAATCCCGAAGCCGGTTGGTGCGATGAGGTCCGCACATTGAATATTGTTCGTTAG
- a CDS encoding right-handed parallel beta-helix repeat-containing protein, whose protein sequence is MKTYLKPRFNLMLLLLILLLSCKEDTLIDVPQPVAEQSYPNRYYIDPDNGKFYNTGHSPSQAWKSIDIINEKVWNPGDTILIKRGSSFNGQLVLKGSGTEAAPIVITSYGDESDPLPTINGGGTVDEAILVNNVQYWELHQLKVTNKGAVPRPKSVGIRLVANQIEGGVMNHIIIRECIVTDVYGTKTHHLGGGGSAIFYYNVLDGNQPSSFNKVWIENCTLSNSQRDGITGWVSTGDRARRKANTNFIIRDNTFENIPGDQIIINSCDGALVERNNVFNCAPGDFSPDGIPFRAEAAAAIWCIHSDHTQFRYNIVQDHKATWDGQAFDCDQNSQHTLFEYNISYNNVGGAFLLCPADAGFNNGYAESTGTIFRYNISINDGTRDYLKENGKILASTIDIVGRVKDAHFHNNTFIKTRSAAQNADNVALTFDSYTNIPQSLIFENNIFYNSTAVANDFYRLTVGHLDPSGSIVFKNNNVFGYTNIPSDPIFDTGNIHVDPKFVQLVSEFLSGSKLVDKDQILQGLQLGAGSPCIAAGISVANSTIYPHGHDFWGKSIPTTNNIGAFNH, encoded by the coding sequence ATGAAAACATATTTAAAACCTAGATTTAATCTTATGCTTTTACTGCTCATCCTGCTCCTCAGTTGCAAGGAAGATACATTAATAGACGTCCCGCAGCCAGTAGCGGAGCAGTCGTACCCCAATCGATATTATATCGATCCAGATAATGGCAAATTTTACAATACAGGACATTCCCCTTCACAGGCATGGAAATCTATCGACATCATCAACGAGAAGGTATGGAATCCCGGAGATACCATCTTGATAAAAAGAGGATCTTCCTTCAATGGTCAGCTAGTCTTAAAGGGGAGCGGTACGGAAGCAGCACCCATTGTCATCACCAGTTATGGAGACGAGTCAGATCCATTGCCTACTATTAATGGTGGTGGTACCGTCGACGAGGCTATTTTGGTCAATAATGTTCAATATTGGGAGCTGCACCAGCTTAAGGTCACCAACAAAGGCGCAGTGCCCCGACCCAAATCTGTAGGCATACGTCTCGTCGCCAATCAGATCGAAGGTGGTGTTATGAATCACATTATTATCCGCGAGTGTATTGTCACGGATGTATATGGCACCAAGACACACCATTTGGGTGGGGGAGGTTCGGCTATCTTTTATTATAATGTATTAGACGGTAATCAGCCATCCTCTTTCAATAAAGTTTGGATAGAAAATTGTACCCTATCCAATTCACAACGAGATGGTATCACGGGCTGGGTTTCTACCGGCGATCGAGCTCGACGGAAAGCCAATACCAACTTCATCATTCGCGACAATACCTTCGAAAATATACCAGGCGACCAGATTATTATCAACAGTTGCGATGGCGCCCTTGTCGAACGGAACAACGTATTCAATTGTGCTCCCGGTGACTTCTCTCCTGATGGGATTCCCTTTCGCGCAGAAGCCGCCGCTGCCATATGGTGTATCCATAGCGACCACACCCAGTTCAGGTATAATATCGTACAAGATCATAAGGCTACTTGGGATGGGCAGGCATTTGATTGCGATCAAAATTCACAGCACACGCTCTTCGAGTACAACATTAGCTACAACAATGTAGGCGGTGCCTTCTTGTTGTGCCCGGCCGACGCTGGGTTCAACAATGGATATGCGGAATCTACAGGTACCATTTTTAGATACAATATCAGCATCAATGATGGGACACGTGACTATCTCAAGGAAAATGGCAAAATCCTAGCCTCTACCATCGATATCGTAGGACGCGTCAAAGATGCCCATTTTCATAACAACACCTTTATTAAGACCAGGTCCGCAGCCCAAAATGCGGATAATGTCGCCTTAACCTTCGACAGCTATACCAATATTCCACAGTCCTTGATTTTTGAAAACAATATATTCTACAACAGCACAGCCGTAGCCAATGACTTTTACCGATTGACCGTAGGTCATCTTGACCCCAGCGGATCCATTGTATTCAAGAACAACAATGTGTTTGGATATACCAATATACCCAGCGATCCTATTTTCGATACAGGCAATATCCATGTTGACCCTAAGTTTGTACAGTTAGTGTCCGAATTTCTCAGCGGTAGCAAGTTAGTAGATAAGGATCAGATCTTACAAGGCTTGCAGTTGGGGGCGGGGTCACCTTGTATTGCGGCTGGTATTTCCGTCGCTAATTCAACTATATACCCCCATGGCCATGACTTTTGGGGTAAATCAATTCCCACTACCAATAATATAGGCGCATTTAATCACTAA
- a CDS encoding FISUMP domain-containing protein — protein MKRLINYITLLGLLLGVYSCKDDIAYVEADWARPIFPIDGASVKIDYFKPNDTLNFTWEARSNATYKIMFDTDMHFENAVEMDMGHLDSLKIRNEDFLAVLKELRPQFNSIGRYFWKVEQSYNGHVQSSWRYFDAVLTVESFTDARDNEVYNANQYVLLDGSLLTIMRENLRAKVYADNTAFPFAAKWAGTSNEVYNKLAGAYYTWATATRLSWDDAKEAHLAGEEVQGVCPDGWHLPSMSELEQLRLYLGQYTAGLAVKDPMYWKNTVNITNSSKMNIVPSGYFWHEGVPTIDAGIDAANPVAYFWTLTPYLKGINYAWGEVAMDDNKSKATLMSLYNDVDDIYFQGYSVVPGVENRGCPVRCIMNRK, from the coding sequence ATGAAACGACTTATAAACTATATCACGCTATTAGGCCTATTATTGGGCGTATACTCCTGCAAGGACGATATCGCGTATGTCGAAGCCGATTGGGCAAGACCTATATTTCCTATAGATGGTGCTTCCGTCAAGATTGACTACTTCAAACCCAATGACACGTTGAATTTTACCTGGGAGGCCCGATCCAATGCTACTTACAAAATTATGTTTGACACCGATATGCATTTCGAGAATGCAGTAGAGATGGATATGGGACACCTAGATTCTTTGAAGATACGCAATGAAGATTTTCTGGCCGTACTGAAGGAGCTTCGTCCACAGTTCAACAGTATCGGTCGATATTTTTGGAAAGTAGAGCAAAGCTACAACGGCCATGTACAGAGCTCTTGGCGTTATTTTGATGCCGTTCTTACGGTCGAGTCCTTTACCGATGCACGGGACAATGAAGTGTACAACGCCAATCAGTATGTCCTTCTTGACGGGAGCCTGCTGACCATTATGCGTGAAAATTTACGAGCGAAGGTCTATGCTGACAATACCGCATTTCCATTTGCCGCCAAGTGGGCAGGTACAAGTAATGAAGTATACAATAAGTTAGCCGGTGCATACTATACCTGGGCTACCGCTACGCGTCTATCTTGGGACGATGCAAAGGAAGCCCATCTTGCTGGAGAAGAGGTACAGGGTGTTTGTCCGGACGGTTGGCATTTACCCTCCATGTCCGAATTGGAACAGTTGCGCTTATACCTAGGACAATATACCGCGGGGCTGGCTGTCAAAGACCCCATGTACTGGAAGAATACGGTCAATATCACCAATTCCTCAAAGATGAATATCGTGCCCTCAGGCTATTTCTGGCATGAAGGCGTCCCCACTATCGACGCTGGAATCGATGCCGCCAATCCCGTAGCCTACTTTTGGACACTTACTCCATATCTCAAAGGAATCAATTATGCTTGGGGCGAAGTTGCAATGGACGATAACAAGTCCAAGGCTACCCTGATGTCCCTATACAACGATGTAGACGATATTTATTTCCAAGGCTATAGCGTTGTTCCAGGTGTCGAAAATAGAGGATGTCCGGTTAGATGCATCATGAATCGAAAATAA